GCGTGCTGCCGAAGCTGCATGAGCGCATCGTTGCGGCCGGCGGCGCCATCAAGTTCGGCAGCGACGTCACCGCGAAAGATCTCGACGGCATCGTGATCGACTGCCGCGGCCTCGGCGCGCGCGAGGAGCAACCTGAGCTTCGCGGCGTCAAGGGCGAGATGATTTTGATCGAGACCAGCGAGGTGCAGCTGGCACGTCCGGTGCGGCTGATCCATCCGCGCTGGCCGCTCTACGTGATTCCGCGCGAGGCCGGCTTGTTCATGCTCGGCGCCACCTCGATCGAGGCCGAGGACACCGGCGTCAGCGTGCGCTCGGCGCTGGAGCTGCTCGGTGCGGCCTATGCGGTGCATCCGGCCTTCGGCGAGGCCCGCATCGTCGAGTTCGGCTCGGGCCTTCGGCCTGCGTATCCCGACAATCTGCCACGCATCGGCGTGCGCGGCAGCAAGATCAGCGTCAACGGGCTCTACCGCCACGGCTTCCTGCTCGCCCCGGCCCTCGCCGAGCTGACGCTTTCCTATGTCGAGCGCGGCCAGATCGACAATGAGGTGATGCAATGCTTGTGATCATCAACGGCGAGCAGCGCGAGGTGAATTCGGCCAGCGTCGACGCGCTGCTCATCGAGCTCGACTACGAGGGCACGCATTTCGCCATCGCGCTCAATTACGACGTCGTGCCGAAGAGCCGCTGGGCAGAGACCCATCTCAAGGCCGGCGACGAGATCGAGATCATCACACCGCGGCAGGGAGGGTGAGGACATGGTGACCTTCTACGGCAAGCAATTCACCTCCCGCCTGCTCATCGGCAGCGCCCTCTATCCCTCGCCTGCGATCATGCAAGAGGCGATCCGCGCCTCCGGCTCGAACATCGTCACGGTATCGCTGCGGCGCGAATCCGCCGGCGGCAAGACCGGGGACGCATTCTGGAAGCTGATCCGCGAGCTCGACGTCGCCGTGCTGCCGAACACCGCCGGCTGCCGCAGCGTGCGCGAGGCGGTGACCACGGCAAAACTCGCGCGCGAATTGTTCGGCACCTCCTGGATCAAGCTCGAAGTCATCGCCGACAACGACACGCTGCAGCCCGACGTCGTCGGCCTGGTCGAGGCCTCGGCCATCCTGATCAAGGACGGCTTTGAGGTCTTCCCCTATTGCACGGAAGACCTCTCGGTCGCGAACCGGCTGGTCGATGCCGGCTGCAAGGTGGTGATGCCATGGGCCGCGCCGATCGGCAGCGCGAAAGGCATCACGAACCGCGACGCGCTGAAGCTGCTGCGCGAACGTCTGCCCGACATCACGCTAGTGGTCGACGCCGGCATCGGCGCGCCCTCGCATGCCGCCGAAGCGCTCGAGCTCGGCTATGACGCCGTGCTGCTCAACACGGCGATCGCAAAGGCCGCCGATCCCGTCGCCATGGCCAACGCCTTCCGCCTCGGCATCGATGCCGGCCGCACCGCTTTTGAAGCCGGGCTGATGAACGCCCGCGATTTCGCCTCCCCCTCCACCCCTGTCGTTGGGACCCCGTTCTGGCATGCCGTATCCTGATCGCTTCTATCCCGTCGTCGACAGCCTCAAATGGGTCGAGCGGCTGACCAAGCTCGGCGTCGGCACCATTCAGCTGCGCGCGAAAGAGCTCAACGACGCCGAGGCACTGCAGA
This portion of the Bradyrhizobium diazoefficiens genome encodes:
- a CDS encoding FAD-dependent oxidoreductase; this translates as MLQTTRRPDSPVSIIGAGIAGAWQALLFAQAGHAVTLHERGDAAMTGATSHWAGGMLAPWCEAEVAEPIISRLGLRSLDIWRRELPDIPFNGSLVVAHPRERNDFERFARMTEGHRRLDATALAGIEPSLEGRFREALFFPTEGHVEPRRVLPKLHERIVAAGGAIKFGSDVTAKDLDGIVIDCRGLGAREEQPELRGVKGEMILIETSEVQLARPVRLIHPRWPLYVIPREAGLFMLGATSIEAEDTGVSVRSALELLGAAYAVHPAFGEARIVEFGSGLRPAYPDNLPRIGVRGSKISVNGLYRHGFLLAPALAELTLSYVERGQIDNEVMQCL
- the thiS gene encoding sulfur carrier protein ThiS is translated as MLVIINGEQREVNSASVDALLIELDYEGTHFAIALNYDVVPKSRWAETHLKAGDEIEIITPRQGG
- a CDS encoding thiazole synthase; this encodes MVTFYGKQFTSRLLIGSALYPSPAIMQEAIRASGSNIVTVSLRRESAGGKTGDAFWKLIRELDVAVLPNTAGCRSVREAVTTAKLARELFGTSWIKLEVIADNDTLQPDVVGLVEASAILIKDGFEVFPYCTEDLSVANRLVDAGCKVVMPWAAPIGSAKGITNRDALKLLRERLPDITLVVDAGIGAPSHAAEALELGYDAVLLNTAIAKAADPVAMANAFRLGIDAGRTAFEAGLMNARDFASPSTPVVGTPFWHAVS